Proteins found in one Acidimicrobiales bacterium genomic segment:
- a CDS encoding Coenzyme F420 hydrogenase/dehydrogenase, beta subunit C-terminal domain: protein MAVTETAAPTAKPARWTAQWKELYSEVVESGLCTGCAGCVIACPHDVIGYTHEPGAYKPFHLEEELGLDNCIHGEKGCTSCTRACPRFRAWEPQADEHLFGEVREPGQVSGIYQDILLVRASDDMVHSMGQDGGLVSALLIWARENDYIDGALVSYLEGDGKSWKAKPGVAVSKDDILNGAGSRYTYSANTLAIDEALERGLSRLALVGMSCQSSVPPMLWSRKAGKIGKPFLFNIGLLCSKTFDDSIFDELFLTKYDLDRADIVKMNIKGVFQIWMRDGAYHEIPLKECHAWTREGCTHCPDFAAEHADISTGGIGKDNDWTLTIVRTDLGREIISRMIADGSIIARPGDEDPGAIALLHKLAAKSRERWPSFAVDDPRVPAKAKA, encoded by the coding sequence ATGGCTGTGACCGAGACGGCAGCGCCCACTGCGAAGCCCGCCCGCTGGACGGCGCAGTGGAAGGAGCTGTACTCCGAGGTCGTCGAGAGCGGGCTCTGCACCGGCTGCGCGGGCTGCGTGATCGCCTGCCCGCACGACGTCATCGGCTACACCCACGAGCCCGGCGCCTACAAGCCGTTCCACCTCGAGGAGGAGCTGGGCCTCGACAACTGCATCCACGGCGAGAAGGGCTGCACGTCGTGCACCCGGGCCTGCCCCCGGTTCCGGGCCTGGGAGCCGCAGGCCGACGAGCACCTCTTCGGCGAGGTCCGGGAGCCCGGGCAGGTGTCCGGCATCTACCAGGACATCCTGCTGGTGCGGGCCAGCGACGACATGGTCCACAGCATGGGCCAGGACGGCGGCCTCGTCTCCGCGCTGCTGATCTGGGCCCGGGAGAACGACTACATCGACGGCGCCCTCGTGTCGTACCTGGAAGGCGACGGCAAGAGCTGGAAGGCCAAGCCGGGCGTGGCCGTGTCGAAGGACGACATCCTCAACGGCGCCGGCAGCCGCTACACCTACTCGGCCAACACGCTGGCGATCGACGAGGCGCTGGAGCGGGGGCTGTCCCGGCTGGCGCTGGTGGGGATGTCGTGCCAGTCGTCGGTGCCACCGATGCTGTGGAGCCGCAAGGCCGGCAAGATCGGCAAGCCGTTCCTGTTCAACATCGGGCTGCTGTGCTCGAAGACGTTCGACGACTCGATCTTCGACGAGCTGTTCCTCACGAAGTACGACCTCGACCGGGCCGACATCGTGAAGATGAACATCAAGGGCGTCTTCCAGATCTGGATGCGGGACGGGGCCTACCACGAGATCCCGTTGAAGGAGTGCCACGCCTGGACCCGTGAGGGCTGCACCCACTGCCCCGACTTCGCCGCCGAGCACGCCGACATCTCCACGGGCGGCATCGGCAAGGACAACGACTGGACGCTCACGATCGTCCGCACGGACCTCGGCCGCGAGATCATCAGCCGCATGATCGCCGACGGCTCCATCATCGCCCGCCCCGGCGACGAGGACCCCGGCGCGATCGCCCTCCTCCACAAGCTCGCCGCCAAGTCCCGCGAGCGCTGGCCGTCCTTCGCTGTCGACGACCCCCGGGTCCCTGCGAAGGCAAAGGCCTAG
- a CDS encoding LCP family protein, whose translation MRIDAPAPRRPNRAERRESRGRRSWVERSVLGLGVLIVVLALGATAVAAWLVRSLGEIDRYDDVTVDAAAAGEPRNYLVVGSDSRAASADGSSDVVQGQRSDTIMVVRLDPATDHADMLSIPRDLRVPIAGTGEEARINSAYSQGREVLLDTLRENFGIDINHYVEVDFQGFKQLVDAIDGVSIWLDDAIRDKSSGLYVTQRGCVTLDGEQALAFARSRHMQYMTPSGWSRQDPYADLGRIQRQQVFIRRALTKSLHAAKSNPLTFKDLVSIGVGSVGIDNDTDPLALARQFKDFDTENLTTYSLPVQDSGDHATVVMDQRAAEPILNVFRGRDPEEISPATITVRVLNGTAVPGRAAEVAASFEGAGFRISTPDNLEAHARTTVYHRPEEANVGREVARYINGGADVSARDDLDIQPGEVVVAIGDDFTSVTDEAAPLESTTTAPPADGEGESASGGSDATTTTTRPAQTPGLALEEFTVGDPPPGVDCD comes from the coding sequence GTGCGCATCGACGCGCCCGCGCCGCGGCGTCCGAACCGGGCCGAGCGGCGGGAGAGCCGGGGTCGACGCAGCTGGGTCGAGCGGTCGGTCCTCGGGCTCGGGGTCCTCATCGTGGTCCTGGCCCTCGGTGCGACCGCCGTCGCCGCCTGGCTGGTGCGGTCGCTGGGCGAGATCGACCGCTACGACGACGTCACCGTCGACGCGGCCGCGGCCGGCGAGCCCCGCAACTACCTGGTCGTCGGAAGCGACAGCCGGGCCGCGAGCGCCGACGGCTCGTCGGACGTGGTGCAGGGCCAGCGCAGCGACACGATCATGGTCGTCCGGCTCGACCCGGCCACCGACCACGCCGACATGCTGTCGATCCCCCGTGACCTGCGGGTGCCGATCGCCGGCACCGGCGAGGAGGCCCGCATCAACTCGGCCTACTCCCAGGGCCGCGAGGTGCTGCTCGACACGCTGCGGGAGAACTTCGGCATCGACATCAACCACTACGTCGAGGTCGACTTCCAGGGCTTCAAGCAGCTCGTCGACGCGATCGACGGCGTGTCGATCTGGCTCGACGACGCCATCCGCGACAAGTCGTCGGGGCTCTACGTGACCCAGCGTGGCTGCGTCACGCTCGACGGCGAACAGGCGCTGGCGTTCGCCCGGTCCCGCCACATGCAGTACATGACGCCCAGCGGGTGGAGCCGCCAGGACCCCTACGCCGACCTGGGCCGCATCCAGCGCCAGCAGGTGTTCATCCGGCGGGCGCTCACCAAGTCGCTCCACGCCGCCAAGTCGAACCCGCTCACGTTCAAGGACCTCGTGTCGATCGGCGTGGGGAGCGTCGGGATCGACAACGACACCGACCCGCTGGCGCTGGCCCGCCAGTTCAAGGACTTCGACACCGAGAACCTCACCACCTACTCACTGCCCGTGCAGGACAGCGGCGACCACGCCACGGTGGTGATGGACCAGCGGGCAGCCGAGCCCATCCTCAACGTGTTCCGGGGTCGCGACCCGGAGGAGATCTCGCCGGCCACGATCACCGTGCGGGTGCTCAACGGGACGGCGGTGCCCGGTCGGGCTGCCGAGGTGGCCGCCAGCTTCGAGGGGGCCGGCTTCCGGATCAGCACGCCCGACAACCTCGAGGCGCACGCCCGCACCACCGTCTACCACCGGCCGGAGGAGGCCAACGTGGGGCGGGAGGTGGCCCGCTACATCAACGGCGGGGCCGACGTGAGCGCCCGTGACGACCTCGACATCCAGCCCGGCGAGGTGGTCGTGGCGATCGGCGACGACTTCACGTCGGTCACCGACGAGGCTGCGCCGCTCGAGTCGACGACGACCGCTCCGCCCGCAGACGGCGAGGGCGAGTCGGCGTCCGGTGGGTCCGACGCGACCACCACCACGACCCGCCCGGCCCAGACCCCCGGCCTGGCGCTCGAAGAGTTCACCGTCG